The Miscanthus floridulus cultivar M001 unplaced genomic scaffold, ASM1932011v1 fs_373_6_7, whole genome shotgun sequence genome has a segment encoding these proteins:
- the LOC136531570 gene encoding increased DNA methylation 1-like isoform X1, whose translation MAAKGGGGGEAEALKEQDATSRLEAAAVDVLGLPEHGDCSPAPAPAAMVRGCRSGMPGSPEHGVAAQEASFRSEATLAPKSTARQQLGGAGGCYYYRKRRDPKRRAARSSKAAASAKRSSNRDLPDQLEAHARRLLMDAGWRIKPRIRNDRPKAAYYFTAPQEEAVLASLSQAWRLCGQRLRSASGGLESEHQFPAEWSDIDQFWKDLVDAMDSVRNMAVDGSATLLRRWQLLDPFVAVVFIDKRITALQKQKKIRAVDSSTCFVDYYGDNRPSTDKPTTTTSPCSGYSRVATDVCDGHQDMVTKDTGVSGQAENHIQSNAGPAHSGSGANLDNSLVKRLRKKPRWLSDFESTGLNGLYAQSFMQSSVPLSESGSCSVGNGTLKKHLKSRNESMPSESNGCSVAKSTVTESDADASAKKQQSRLPKKSPARGLSEDVVTVSDVSNVVVKSCQKHNATVVECSTSLEAQSHKEPTIASKSEIFEKQAKKRPFEMHFNDDDLLITAIVKKRDISSCQKNELRLVSSNAKFRKLKSSKKDSRLLIRKGGTDVLDGRQIVLARKTVLCWLIATGFMTLKDVVQCRNPENNEVLKDGWVTWDGILCSCCIKTLSISDFKAHAMISLPRSSLNLCLQSGKSLTLCQIEAWNAEYMDRRSNACSRKVEAADENDDTCGFCGDGGELLCCDNCPSTYHQSCLSVKELPDDSWYCHNCICRICGCPISEKEISSFSAILKCLQCGAAHHDTCVEMGATAFEEMDSDEWFCGTSCKEIYLGLHGCVGVESSLRDGLSWTILRCNSGGQKLHSIQKIAHVIECNLKLAVALTLMEECFAKMVDTRTGIDMIPHVMYNQGSKYARLNYQGFYTVILEKGEEILCAASIRVHGMKAAELPFIATCREHRRKGMCRRLINTIEEMLKSFHVKMLVLSAIPELVSTWVSGFGFKPIEEYERKQLDTINLMLFPGTSLLIKSLEDGTLTEKSGAGNDAYDVLGLPDDYCIPNGSDNEHFEEVGSDFIVRQGEASSRSQQLDFMHHVPKVLLYGELFPDVLRKIDRCSFTRYAIEPEDKFCMVTLPL comes from the exons ATGGCGGcgaaaggtggaggtggaggggAGGCAGAGGCGCTCAAGGAGCAGGACGCCACCAGCAGACttgaggcggcggcggtggacgtCCTGGGTTTGCCCGAGCACGGCGATTGTTcgccagcgccggcgccggcggccatGGTCCGTGGGTGCCGCAGTGGCATGCCGGGCAGCCCAGAGCACGGCGTAGCAGCACAAGAAGCCTCCTTTCGCAGCGAGGCGACTCTTGCACCAAAGTCAACGGCAAGACAGCAACTTGGAGGAGCAGGAGGTTGTTACTATTACAGAAAAAGGCGCGATCCCAAGCGCAGAGCGGCACGTTCCAGCAAGGCCGCCGCTTCTGCCAAGAGGAGTTCGAACCGGGACCTCCCCGATCAGTTGGAAGCGCACGCTCGGCGGTTGCTCATGGACGCCGGCTGGCGCATCAAGCCACGGATAAGGAACGACCGCCCCAAGGCGGCGTATTACTTCACCGCGCCGCAGGAGGAGGCGGTGCTGGCCTCGCTGTCGCAGGCCTGGAGACTCTGCGGCCAGAGGCTGCGCAGTGCCTCCGGGGGGTTGGAATCGGAGCATCAGTTTCCTGCGGAGTGGTCGGACATCGATCAGTTCTGGAAGGATCTTGTGGATGCTATGGACAGTGTCCGGAATATGGCCGTGGATGGCTCAGCCACACTTCTGCGCCGGTGGCAGCTTCTGGATCCCTTTGTGGCTGTGGTGTTCATTGATAAGAGGATCACTGCCTTGCAAAAGCAGAAAAAGATTAGAGCTGTTGACAGTTCAACCTGTTTTGTTGATTATTATGGTGACAATAGACCCTCAACAGATAAGCCTACTACTACCACAAGCCCATGTTCTGGCTATAGCCGTGTAGCAACTGACGTCTGCGATGGGCATCAAGATATGGTGACAAAAGACACTGGGGTCTCTGGCCAAGCAGAAAACCACATTCAGTCAAATGCTGGACCAGCACATTCTGGTTCTGGAGCAAACCTCGACAACAGTTTGGTTAAAAGGCTGCGGAAGAAGCCCAGATGGCTATCCGACTTTGAGTCAACAGGATTGAATGGCCTATATGCCCAGAGCTTTATGCAGTCCTCTGTACCTTTGAGTGAATCTGGAAGCTGTTCAGTTGGCAATGGCACGCTCAAGAAACATTTAAAATCAAGGAACGAGTCAATGCCTTCGGAGTCGAATGGATGTTCTGTAGCTAAATCTACTGTGACCGAATCAGATGCAGATGCCTCTGCCAAGAAGCAGCAATCTAGATTGCCGAAGAAATCACCAGCCAGGGGCTTGTCTGAAGATGTGGTTACTGTTTCTGATGTCAGCAATGTAGTTGTCAAATCATGTCAGAAACATAATGCTACTGTGGTGGAATGTAGTACTTCTCTGGAAGCACAAAGCCATAAGGAACCCACCATTGCGAGCAAGTCTGAAATTTTTGAAAAGCAGGCAAAGAAAAGGCCTTTTGAGATGCATTTTAATGATGATGACCTTTTGATCACAGCTATTGTAAAGAAAAGGGACATCAGCTCCTGCCAAAAAAATGAACTAAGGCTCGTATCTTCAAATGCTAAATTTAGGAAGCTAAAAAGCTCAAAGAAAGACAGTAGACTGCTTATACGAAAAGGGGGTACAGATGTCCTGGATGGAAGGCAAATAGTTTTAGCACGAAAGACTGTGTTATGCTGGTTGATTGCTACTGGTTTTATGACTCTAAAAGATGTTGTGCAGTGCCGAAATCCAGAGAATAATGAAGTACTTAAGGATGGGTGGGTTACCTGGGATGGCATTCTGTGTAGTTGTTGCATCAAGACGTTGTCAATTTCAGACTTCAAGGCTCATGCTATGATCAGTCTTCCTAGATCCTCCTTGAATCTATGTCTTCAGTCTGGCAAGTCACTCACCCTTTGTCAAATTGAGGCTTGGAATGCCGAATATATGGACAGGCGGAGTAATGCATGCAGTAGAAAAGTGGAAGCGGCCGATGAaaatgatgatacttgtggtttctgtggagatggtggtgaacTACTTTGCTGTGATAACTGCCCATCAACATACCATCAATCTTGCCTGTCAGTCAAG GAGCTCCCAGATGATAGTTGGTACTGCCATAACTGTATATGTCGTATTTGCGGTTGTCCAATCAGTGAAAAGGAGATCTCAAGCTTCTCAGCTATCTTAAAGTGCTTACAGTGTGGAGCTGCAC ACCATGACACTTGTGTTGAGATGGGGGCAACAGCCTTTGAGGAAATGGACTCTGACGAGTGGTTTTGTGGAACATCCTGTAAAGAG ATATATTTAGGACTGCATGGTTGTGTTGGAGTGGAGAGTTCCCTTCGCGATGGGCTTTCATGGACCATATTGAGGTGCAACAGTGGTGGGCAGAAGCTGCATTCTATACAGAAGATTGCCCATGTGATAGAATGCAATTTAAAATTAGCAGTGGCTCTAACTCTTATGGAGGAATGTTTTGCTAAAATGGTGGATACTAGAACTGGCATAGACATGATACCACATGTCATGTACAATCAGGG ATCCAAATATGCACGTTTAAATTATCAGGGCTTCTACACTGTGATCttggagaaaggtgaagagatcttATGTGCAGCGTCTATCAG AGTGCATGGCATGAAAGCAGCTGAGCTGcccttcattgctacttgcagaGAGCATCGTCGTAAAGGAATGTGCCGAAGACTGATAAACACCATTGAAGAG ATGCTGAAATCCTTTCATGTAAAGATGTTGGTGCTTTCTGCAATTCCAGAGCTGGTGAGTACATGGGTATCAGGGTTTGGCTTCAAACCTATTGAAGAATATGAAAGGAAGCAACTTGATACCATAAACTTAATGTTGTTCCCTGGTACATCCTTGTTAATAAAGAGCTTGGAGGATGGCACATTAACTGAAAAATCAG GAGCAGGAAATGACGCATATGACGTGTTGGGGTTACCAGATGATTATTGCATCCCTAATGGGAGTGACAATGAGCATTTTGAAGAAGTTGGCTCAGATTTCATAGTCAGACAAGGAGAAGCTAGCAGCCGCTCCCAA CAGTTGGACTTCATGCATCATGTGCCAAAAGTGCTGCTATATGGGGAGTTGTTTCCAG ATGTACTCAGAAAGATTGATAGGTGTTCATTTACGAGGTATGCAATAGAACCAGAGGATAAGTTTTGTATGGTAACATTACCATTATGA
- the LOC136531570 gene encoding increased DNA methylation 1-like isoform X3 produces MAAKGGGGGEAEALKEQDATSRLEAAAVDVLGLPEHGDCSPAPAPAAMVRGCRSGMPGSPEHGVAAQEASFRSEATLAPKSTARQQLGGAGGCYYYRKRRDPKRRAARSSKAAASAKRSSNRDLPDQLEAHARRLLMDAGWRIKPRIRNDRPKAAYYFTAPQEEAVLASLSQAWRLCGQRLRSASGGLESEHQFPAEWSDIDQFWKDLVDAMDSVRNMAVDGSATLLRRWQLLDPFVAVVFIDKRITALQKQKKIRAVDSSTCFVDYYGDNRPSTDKPTTTTSPCSGYSRVATDVCDGHQDMVTKDTGVSGQAENHIQSNAGPAHSGSGANLDNSLVKRLRKKPRWLSDFESTGLNGLYAQSFMQSSVPLSESGSCSVGNGTLKKHLKSRNESMPSESNGCSVAKSTVTESDADASAKKQQSRLPKKSPARGLSEDVVTVSDVSNVVVKSCQKHNATVVECSTSLEAQSHKEPTIASKSEIFEKQAKKRPFEMHFNDDDLLITAIVKKRDISSCQKNELRLVSSNAKFRKLKSSKKDSRLLIRKGGTDVLDGRQIVLARKTVLCWLIATGFMTLKDVVQCRNPENNEVLKDGWVTWDGILCSCCIKTLSISDFKAHAMISLPRSSLNLCLQSGKSLTLCQIEAWNAEYMDRRSNACSRKVEAADENDDTCGFCGDGGELLCCDNCPSTYHQSCLSVKELPDDSWYCHNCICRICGCPISEKEISSFSAILKCLQCGAAHHDTCVEMGATAFEEMDSDEWFCGTSCKEIYLGLHGCVGVESSLRDGLSWTILRCNSGGQKLHSIQKIAHVIECNLKLAVALTLMEECFAKMVDTRTGIDMIPHVMYNQGSKYARLNYQGFYTVILEKGEEILCAASIRVHGMKAAELPFIATCREHRRKGMCRRLINTIEEMLKSFHVKMLVLSAIPELVSTWVSGFGFKPIEEYERKQLDTINLMLFPGTSLLIKSLEDGTLTEKSGAGNDAYDVLGLPDDYCIPNGSDNEHFEEVGSDFIVRQGEASSRSQQLDFMHHVPKVLLYGELFPGFSPVARVLVLFLTVVHY; encoded by the exons ATGGCGGcgaaaggtggaggtggaggggAGGCAGAGGCGCTCAAGGAGCAGGACGCCACCAGCAGACttgaggcggcggcggtggacgtCCTGGGTTTGCCCGAGCACGGCGATTGTTcgccagcgccggcgccggcggccatGGTCCGTGGGTGCCGCAGTGGCATGCCGGGCAGCCCAGAGCACGGCGTAGCAGCACAAGAAGCCTCCTTTCGCAGCGAGGCGACTCTTGCACCAAAGTCAACGGCAAGACAGCAACTTGGAGGAGCAGGAGGTTGTTACTATTACAGAAAAAGGCGCGATCCCAAGCGCAGAGCGGCACGTTCCAGCAAGGCCGCCGCTTCTGCCAAGAGGAGTTCGAACCGGGACCTCCCCGATCAGTTGGAAGCGCACGCTCGGCGGTTGCTCATGGACGCCGGCTGGCGCATCAAGCCACGGATAAGGAACGACCGCCCCAAGGCGGCGTATTACTTCACCGCGCCGCAGGAGGAGGCGGTGCTGGCCTCGCTGTCGCAGGCCTGGAGACTCTGCGGCCAGAGGCTGCGCAGTGCCTCCGGGGGGTTGGAATCGGAGCATCAGTTTCCTGCGGAGTGGTCGGACATCGATCAGTTCTGGAAGGATCTTGTGGATGCTATGGACAGTGTCCGGAATATGGCCGTGGATGGCTCAGCCACACTTCTGCGCCGGTGGCAGCTTCTGGATCCCTTTGTGGCTGTGGTGTTCATTGATAAGAGGATCACTGCCTTGCAAAAGCAGAAAAAGATTAGAGCTGTTGACAGTTCAACCTGTTTTGTTGATTATTATGGTGACAATAGACCCTCAACAGATAAGCCTACTACTACCACAAGCCCATGTTCTGGCTATAGCCGTGTAGCAACTGACGTCTGCGATGGGCATCAAGATATGGTGACAAAAGACACTGGGGTCTCTGGCCAAGCAGAAAACCACATTCAGTCAAATGCTGGACCAGCACATTCTGGTTCTGGAGCAAACCTCGACAACAGTTTGGTTAAAAGGCTGCGGAAGAAGCCCAGATGGCTATCCGACTTTGAGTCAACAGGATTGAATGGCCTATATGCCCAGAGCTTTATGCAGTCCTCTGTACCTTTGAGTGAATCTGGAAGCTGTTCAGTTGGCAATGGCACGCTCAAGAAACATTTAAAATCAAGGAACGAGTCAATGCCTTCGGAGTCGAATGGATGTTCTGTAGCTAAATCTACTGTGACCGAATCAGATGCAGATGCCTCTGCCAAGAAGCAGCAATCTAGATTGCCGAAGAAATCACCAGCCAGGGGCTTGTCTGAAGATGTGGTTACTGTTTCTGATGTCAGCAATGTAGTTGTCAAATCATGTCAGAAACATAATGCTACTGTGGTGGAATGTAGTACTTCTCTGGAAGCACAAAGCCATAAGGAACCCACCATTGCGAGCAAGTCTGAAATTTTTGAAAAGCAGGCAAAGAAAAGGCCTTTTGAGATGCATTTTAATGATGATGACCTTTTGATCACAGCTATTGTAAAGAAAAGGGACATCAGCTCCTGCCAAAAAAATGAACTAAGGCTCGTATCTTCAAATGCTAAATTTAGGAAGCTAAAAAGCTCAAAGAAAGACAGTAGACTGCTTATACGAAAAGGGGGTACAGATGTCCTGGATGGAAGGCAAATAGTTTTAGCACGAAAGACTGTGTTATGCTGGTTGATTGCTACTGGTTTTATGACTCTAAAAGATGTTGTGCAGTGCCGAAATCCAGAGAATAATGAAGTACTTAAGGATGGGTGGGTTACCTGGGATGGCATTCTGTGTAGTTGTTGCATCAAGACGTTGTCAATTTCAGACTTCAAGGCTCATGCTATGATCAGTCTTCCTAGATCCTCCTTGAATCTATGTCTTCAGTCTGGCAAGTCACTCACCCTTTGTCAAATTGAGGCTTGGAATGCCGAATATATGGACAGGCGGAGTAATGCATGCAGTAGAAAAGTGGAAGCGGCCGATGAaaatgatgatacttgtggtttctgtggagatggtggtgaacTACTTTGCTGTGATAACTGCCCATCAACATACCATCAATCTTGCCTGTCAGTCAAG GAGCTCCCAGATGATAGTTGGTACTGCCATAACTGTATATGTCGTATTTGCGGTTGTCCAATCAGTGAAAAGGAGATCTCAAGCTTCTCAGCTATCTTAAAGTGCTTACAGTGTGGAGCTGCAC ACCATGACACTTGTGTTGAGATGGGGGCAACAGCCTTTGAGGAAATGGACTCTGACGAGTGGTTTTGTGGAACATCCTGTAAAGAG ATATATTTAGGACTGCATGGTTGTGTTGGAGTGGAGAGTTCCCTTCGCGATGGGCTTTCATGGACCATATTGAGGTGCAACAGTGGTGGGCAGAAGCTGCATTCTATACAGAAGATTGCCCATGTGATAGAATGCAATTTAAAATTAGCAGTGGCTCTAACTCTTATGGAGGAATGTTTTGCTAAAATGGTGGATACTAGAACTGGCATAGACATGATACCACATGTCATGTACAATCAGGG ATCCAAATATGCACGTTTAAATTATCAGGGCTTCTACACTGTGATCttggagaaaggtgaagagatcttATGTGCAGCGTCTATCAG AGTGCATGGCATGAAAGCAGCTGAGCTGcccttcattgctacttgcagaGAGCATCGTCGTAAAGGAATGTGCCGAAGACTGATAAACACCATTGAAGAG ATGCTGAAATCCTTTCATGTAAAGATGTTGGTGCTTTCTGCAATTCCAGAGCTGGTGAGTACATGGGTATCAGGGTTTGGCTTCAAACCTATTGAAGAATATGAAAGGAAGCAACTTGATACCATAAACTTAATGTTGTTCCCTGGTACATCCTTGTTAATAAAGAGCTTGGAGGATGGCACATTAACTGAAAAATCAG GAGCAGGAAATGACGCATATGACGTGTTGGGGTTACCAGATGATTATTGCATCCCTAATGGGAGTGACAATGAGCATTTTGAAGAAGTTGGCTCAGATTTCATAGTCAGACAAGGAGAAGCTAGCAGCCGCTCCCAA CAGTTGGACTTCATGCATCATGTGCCAAAAGTGCTGCTATATGGGGAGTTGTTTCCAG GTTTTTCCCCAGTTGCACGTGTCCTTGTTTTGTTCCTCACTGTAGTTCATTACTAG
- the LOC136531570 gene encoding increased DNA methylation 1-like isoform X2, protein MAAKGGGGGEAEALKEQDATSRLEAAAVDVLGLPEHGDCSPAPAPAAMVRGCRSGMPGSPEHGVAAQEASFRSEATLAPKSTARQQLGGAGGCYYYRKRRDPKRRAARSSKAAASAKRSSNRDLPDQLEAHARRLLMDAGWRIKPRIRNDRPKAAYYFTAPQEEAVLASLSQAWRLCGQRLRSASGGLESEHQFPAEWSDIDQFWKDLVDAMDSVRNMAVDGSATLLRRWQLLDPFVAVVFIDKRITALQKQKKIRAVDSSTCFVDYYGDNRPSTDKPTTTTSPCSGYSRVATDVCDGHQDMVTKDTGVSGQAENHIQSNAGPAHSGSGANLDNSLVKRLRKKPRWLSDFESTGLNGLYAQSFMQSSVPLSESGSCSVGNGTLKKHLKSRNESMPSESNGCSVAKSTVTESDADASAKKQQSRLPKKSPARGLSEDVVTVSDVSNVVVKSCQKHNATVVECSTSLEAQSHKEPTIASKSEIFEKQAKKRPFEMHFNDDDLLITAIVKKRDISSCQKNELRLVSSNAKFRKLKSSKKDSRLLIRKGGTDVLDGRQIVLARKTVLCWLIATGFMTLKDVVQCRNPENNEVLKDGWVTWDGILCSCCIKTLSISDFKAHAMISLPRSSLNLCLQSGKSLTLCQIEAWNAEYMDRRSNACSRKVEAADENDDTCGFCGDGGELLCCDNCPSTYHQSCLSVKELPDDSWYCHNCICRICGCPISEKEISSFSAILKCLQCGAAHHDTCVEMGATAFEEMDSDEWFCGTSCKEIYLGLHGCVGVESSLRDGLSWTILRCNSGGQKLHSIQKIAHVIECNLKLAVALTLMEECFAKMVDTRTGIDMIPHVMYNQGSKYARLNYQGFYTVILEKGEEILCAASIRVHGMKAAELPFIATCREHRRKGMCRRLINTIEEMLKSFHVKMLVLSAIPELVSTWVSGFGFKPIEEYERKQLDTINLMLFPGTSLLIKSLEDGTLTEKSGAGNDAYDVLGLPDDYCIPNGSDNEHFEEVGSDFIVRQGEASSRSQQLDFMHHVPKVLLYGELFPVQLQMYSERLIGVHLRGMQ, encoded by the exons ATGGCGGcgaaaggtggaggtggaggggAGGCAGAGGCGCTCAAGGAGCAGGACGCCACCAGCAGACttgaggcggcggcggtggacgtCCTGGGTTTGCCCGAGCACGGCGATTGTTcgccagcgccggcgccggcggccatGGTCCGTGGGTGCCGCAGTGGCATGCCGGGCAGCCCAGAGCACGGCGTAGCAGCACAAGAAGCCTCCTTTCGCAGCGAGGCGACTCTTGCACCAAAGTCAACGGCAAGACAGCAACTTGGAGGAGCAGGAGGTTGTTACTATTACAGAAAAAGGCGCGATCCCAAGCGCAGAGCGGCACGTTCCAGCAAGGCCGCCGCTTCTGCCAAGAGGAGTTCGAACCGGGACCTCCCCGATCAGTTGGAAGCGCACGCTCGGCGGTTGCTCATGGACGCCGGCTGGCGCATCAAGCCACGGATAAGGAACGACCGCCCCAAGGCGGCGTATTACTTCACCGCGCCGCAGGAGGAGGCGGTGCTGGCCTCGCTGTCGCAGGCCTGGAGACTCTGCGGCCAGAGGCTGCGCAGTGCCTCCGGGGGGTTGGAATCGGAGCATCAGTTTCCTGCGGAGTGGTCGGACATCGATCAGTTCTGGAAGGATCTTGTGGATGCTATGGACAGTGTCCGGAATATGGCCGTGGATGGCTCAGCCACACTTCTGCGCCGGTGGCAGCTTCTGGATCCCTTTGTGGCTGTGGTGTTCATTGATAAGAGGATCACTGCCTTGCAAAAGCAGAAAAAGATTAGAGCTGTTGACAGTTCAACCTGTTTTGTTGATTATTATGGTGACAATAGACCCTCAACAGATAAGCCTACTACTACCACAAGCCCATGTTCTGGCTATAGCCGTGTAGCAACTGACGTCTGCGATGGGCATCAAGATATGGTGACAAAAGACACTGGGGTCTCTGGCCAAGCAGAAAACCACATTCAGTCAAATGCTGGACCAGCACATTCTGGTTCTGGAGCAAACCTCGACAACAGTTTGGTTAAAAGGCTGCGGAAGAAGCCCAGATGGCTATCCGACTTTGAGTCAACAGGATTGAATGGCCTATATGCCCAGAGCTTTATGCAGTCCTCTGTACCTTTGAGTGAATCTGGAAGCTGTTCAGTTGGCAATGGCACGCTCAAGAAACATTTAAAATCAAGGAACGAGTCAATGCCTTCGGAGTCGAATGGATGTTCTGTAGCTAAATCTACTGTGACCGAATCAGATGCAGATGCCTCTGCCAAGAAGCAGCAATCTAGATTGCCGAAGAAATCACCAGCCAGGGGCTTGTCTGAAGATGTGGTTACTGTTTCTGATGTCAGCAATGTAGTTGTCAAATCATGTCAGAAACATAATGCTACTGTGGTGGAATGTAGTACTTCTCTGGAAGCACAAAGCCATAAGGAACCCACCATTGCGAGCAAGTCTGAAATTTTTGAAAAGCAGGCAAAGAAAAGGCCTTTTGAGATGCATTTTAATGATGATGACCTTTTGATCACAGCTATTGTAAAGAAAAGGGACATCAGCTCCTGCCAAAAAAATGAACTAAGGCTCGTATCTTCAAATGCTAAATTTAGGAAGCTAAAAAGCTCAAAGAAAGACAGTAGACTGCTTATACGAAAAGGGGGTACAGATGTCCTGGATGGAAGGCAAATAGTTTTAGCACGAAAGACTGTGTTATGCTGGTTGATTGCTACTGGTTTTATGACTCTAAAAGATGTTGTGCAGTGCCGAAATCCAGAGAATAATGAAGTACTTAAGGATGGGTGGGTTACCTGGGATGGCATTCTGTGTAGTTGTTGCATCAAGACGTTGTCAATTTCAGACTTCAAGGCTCATGCTATGATCAGTCTTCCTAGATCCTCCTTGAATCTATGTCTTCAGTCTGGCAAGTCACTCACCCTTTGTCAAATTGAGGCTTGGAATGCCGAATATATGGACAGGCGGAGTAATGCATGCAGTAGAAAAGTGGAAGCGGCCGATGAaaatgatgatacttgtggtttctgtggagatggtggtgaacTACTTTGCTGTGATAACTGCCCATCAACATACCATCAATCTTGCCTGTCAGTCAAG GAGCTCCCAGATGATAGTTGGTACTGCCATAACTGTATATGTCGTATTTGCGGTTGTCCAATCAGTGAAAAGGAGATCTCAAGCTTCTCAGCTATCTTAAAGTGCTTACAGTGTGGAGCTGCAC ACCATGACACTTGTGTTGAGATGGGGGCAACAGCCTTTGAGGAAATGGACTCTGACGAGTGGTTTTGTGGAACATCCTGTAAAGAG ATATATTTAGGACTGCATGGTTGTGTTGGAGTGGAGAGTTCCCTTCGCGATGGGCTTTCATGGACCATATTGAGGTGCAACAGTGGTGGGCAGAAGCTGCATTCTATACAGAAGATTGCCCATGTGATAGAATGCAATTTAAAATTAGCAGTGGCTCTAACTCTTATGGAGGAATGTTTTGCTAAAATGGTGGATACTAGAACTGGCATAGACATGATACCACATGTCATGTACAATCAGGG ATCCAAATATGCACGTTTAAATTATCAGGGCTTCTACACTGTGATCttggagaaaggtgaagagatcttATGTGCAGCGTCTATCAG AGTGCATGGCATGAAAGCAGCTGAGCTGcccttcattgctacttgcagaGAGCATCGTCGTAAAGGAATGTGCCGAAGACTGATAAACACCATTGAAGAG ATGCTGAAATCCTTTCATGTAAAGATGTTGGTGCTTTCTGCAATTCCAGAGCTGGTGAGTACATGGGTATCAGGGTTTGGCTTCAAACCTATTGAAGAATATGAAAGGAAGCAACTTGATACCATAAACTTAATGTTGTTCCCTGGTACATCCTTGTTAATAAAGAGCTTGGAGGATGGCACATTAACTGAAAAATCAG GAGCAGGAAATGACGCATATGACGTGTTGGGGTTACCAGATGATTATTGCATCCCTAATGGGAGTGACAATGAGCATTTTGAAGAAGTTGGCTCAGATTTCATAGTCAGACAAGGAGAAGCTAGCAGCCGCTCCCAA CAGTTGGACTTCATGCATCATGTGCCAAAAGTGCTGCTATATGGGGAGTTGTTTCCAG TTCAATTACAGATGTACTCAGAAAGATTGATAGGTGTTCATTTACGAGGTATGCAATAG